Genomic segment of Acidobacteriota bacterium:
TTCGAACTCCCGGGGGTGGGGGCGCTCGGCGAAGTCGCGGGCCTCCTGGCGCTTGAGGGCCACCCAGGCTTCGAGGAGATCCTCGGTGAAGACGCCGCCTTCCAGAAGGAAGCCGTGGTCGCGCTCGAGGGCGTCGAGGGCCCAGTTGAGGGAGGTGGGCAGGGCCGGAATGGCGTTCAGCTCCTCGGGGGGCATGTGGAACAGGTCCTTCCCGAGGGGAGATCCGGGGTCCAGTTTCCTCTTGATGCCGTCCAGGCCGGCCATGAGCATGGCCGCGATCACGAGGTGGCTGTTGCTGGTCGCGTCCGGCGGCCTGTACTCGATGCGAACGCTGTCCGGGGCCTTGGCGTACCCAGGGATCCGAATGGCGGCGGTGCGGTTGCCCACGGAATAGGTGAGACGGACGGGAGCCTCGAAGCCGGGAACGAGCCGCTTGTAAGAATTGGTGCTGGGGTTCGTGAAGGCCGCCAGGGCCTTGCCGTGCTGGAGGAGTCCGCCCACGTAGTGAAGGCCCGTCCGGCTCAAGGGGCCCTTGCCCGTGGCCGCGTAAAAGGCGGAGGTCTTCCCGTCGGTGAGGTACTGGTGGTAGTGGAGCCCGGAACCGGCTTCTCCGTAAAGCGGTTTGGGCATGAAGGTGGCCACCAGGCCGTAGTTCAAGGCCACGTTGCGAACGATCCATTTGGCGAGGGCCACCGAGTCCCCGGCCTTGAG
This window contains:
- the glnA gene encoding type I glutamate--ammonia ligase, with translation MKIDVFSEIQKKSIEFVDLMYTDLLGGWHHLSLPAERFTAATAKAGVGVDGSSVTGFRKVKSGDMVLVPDLSSTFLHPFADRPTLCVIGDLVDVDAHEGFSRDPRYVAHKAERHLARVRRGEHSLWLPELEFYLFDEVRVFGRPGHSGYKILSREAGAPDGSPRVPEHEPRRKGYHAASPEDRFEDVRAEMCARLAAVGIPVKYHHHEVGPAGQVEIELNFMPLLKAGDSVALAKWIVRNVALNYGLVATFMPKPLYGEAGSGLHYHQYLTDGKTSAFYAATGKGPLSRTGLHYVGGLLQHGKALAAFTNPSTNSYKRLVPGFEAPVRLTYSVGNRTAAIRIPGYAKAPDSVRIEYRPPDATSNSHLVIAAMLMAGLDGIKRKLDPGSPLGKDLFHMPPEELNAIPALPTSLNWALDALERDHGFLLEGGVFTEDLLEAWVALKRQEARDFAERPHPREFELYLNA